Proteins from a genomic interval of Kribbella aluminosa:
- a CDS encoding arsenate reductase ArsC, translating to MSKPSVLFVCIHNAGRSQMAAAWLRHLSGDTVDVRSAGSEPADQLNPMAVEAMREVGIDITAATPQLLAPEAVQTSDVVITMGCGDTCPFYPGKRYEDWKLTDPAGQPLEVVREIRDDIRTRVTELLADLPTT from the coding sequence GTGAGCAAACCCAGCGTCCTGTTCGTCTGCATCCACAATGCCGGCCGCTCCCAGATGGCGGCCGCCTGGCTACGCCACCTGTCCGGCGACACGGTCGACGTACGCTCCGCAGGCTCCGAGCCCGCCGATCAACTCAACCCCATGGCAGTCGAGGCCATGCGTGAGGTAGGCATCGACATCACCGCCGCCACACCCCAACTCCTCGCCCCCGAAGCCGTCCAGACCAGCGACGTGGTCATCACGATGGGCTGCGGCGACACCTGCCCGTTCTACCCCGGTAAACGGTACGAGGACTGGAAACTCACCGACCCCGCCGGCCAGCCTCTGGAAGTCGTCCGCGAGATCCGCGACGACATCCGCACCCGGGTGACCGAACTCCTTGCCGACCTACCAACCACCTGA
- a CDS encoding substrate-binding and VWA domain-containing protein, producing MTRSNNNRRSVYITAVGILVLTLGAVFVVRSFGSQQGADGFLGGGKSCTDPTQIRLSTTPEMQAPLEAAAKSLSAKGGKDGNACYQVTITAAPSAQVARDVAHGSDSRPDLWVPDSSLWVAQADDGQNVPSIAVPSVATSPLVLVGRNENFGDISSWLRLLGATEPALLDPLSTSPGALTLLAVQSERQKTSASDTQVSQVVVPLAQRLGSMAKPYTDVNALFGRADQDGSKTVVPASEQSFVKYQEAHPDAQLKAILPATGTLTLDYPIVVTAKSDNQQASDAAQALATELLTDSAAQARDQAGFRDTTLSPLSGGRGVGDVTQLTKPTSSAIDSTLQNWTRLSLSTHSLAVIDVSGSMAEKVGDKTRWQLTVEAASSGLNLFPDSAELGLWTFSTKIGSDNADYKPLVPIAPLTKAQRQTIVSQLNSQHPIIGGGTGLYDTAIAAVRQVRQTYKSSAVNTILLFTDGKNDDPNSPTLDKAVQTLQGLQDPSRPVRIIALGMGPEANANELTALAQATGGQAYVAKNPSDLKSVFIDALQSR from the coding sequence GTGACGCGTAGTAACAACAACCGTCGCTCGGTGTACATCACCGCGGTCGGGATTCTGGTGCTCACACTGGGCGCCGTCTTTGTGGTCCGCTCCTTCGGATCCCAGCAGGGCGCCGACGGATTCCTCGGCGGCGGTAAGTCCTGCACCGACCCGACCCAGATCCGGCTGTCCACCACCCCGGAGATGCAGGCCCCGCTCGAGGCCGCCGCCAAGTCGCTGTCGGCCAAGGGCGGCAAGGACGGCAACGCCTGCTACCAGGTCACGATCACGGCGGCGCCGTCGGCCCAGGTCGCCCGGGACGTCGCGCACGGCAGCGACAGCCGGCCGGACCTCTGGGTGCCGGACTCCTCGCTGTGGGTCGCCCAAGCGGACGACGGCCAGAACGTCCCGAGCATCGCGGTCCCCTCGGTCGCCACCTCACCGCTGGTGCTGGTCGGCCGCAACGAGAACTTCGGCGACATCTCGAGCTGGCTGCGGCTGCTCGGCGCCACCGAGCCGGCCCTGCTCGATCCGCTGAGCACCTCACCGGGTGCGCTCACGCTGCTCGCGGTGCAGTCGGAGCGGCAGAAGACCTCGGCGTCGGACACCCAGGTGTCACAGGTCGTCGTACCGCTGGCACAACGGCTCGGCTCGATGGCCAAGCCGTACACGGACGTGAACGCGCTGTTCGGCCGGGCGGACCAGGACGGCAGCAAAACCGTCGTACCGGCGTCCGAGCAGAGCTTCGTGAAGTACCAGGAAGCGCACCCGGACGCCCAGCTGAAGGCGATCCTGCCGGCCACCGGCACGCTGACGCTGGACTACCCGATCGTGGTCACCGCGAAGTCCGACAACCAGCAGGCGAGCGACGCGGCGCAGGCGCTGGCCACCGAGCTGCTCACCGACTCGGCCGCACAGGCCCGGGATCAGGCCGGTTTCCGCGACACCACGCTGAGCCCGCTGAGTGGCGGCCGCGGTGTCGGTGACGTGACCCAGCTGACCAAGCCGACCAGCTCCGCGATCGACAGCACGCTGCAGAACTGGACCCGGCTGTCGCTGTCCACGCACTCGCTGGCCGTCATCGACGTCTCCGGCTCGATGGCCGAGAAGGTCGGCGACAAGACCCGCTGGCAGCTCACCGTCGAGGCGGCTTCGAGCGGCCTGAACCTGTTCCCGGACAGCGCCGAGCTCGGCCTGTGGACGTTCTCGACGAAGATCGGGTCCGACAACGCCGACTACAAGCCGCTGGTACCGATCGCACCGCTGACAAAGGCGCAGCGGCAGACCATCGTCAGCCAGCTGAACAGCCAGCACCCGATCATCGGCGGCGGCACCGGCCTGTACGACACCGCGATCGCGGCCGTCCGGCAGGTCCGCCAGACGTACAAGTCGAGCGCCGTCAACACCATCCTGCTGTTCACCGACGGCAAGAACGACGACCCCAACAGCCCGACCCTGGACAAGGCCGTCCAGACCCTCCAGGGCCTCCAGGACCCGTCCCGCCCCGTCCGCATCATCGCCCTCGGTATGGGCCCCGAGGCGAACGCCAACGAGCTGACCGCCCTGGCCCAGGCCACCGGCGGCCAGGCGTACGTCGCCAAGAACCCCAGTGACCTCAAGAGCGTCTTCATCGACGCCCTCCAGAGCCGCTGA
- the bcp gene encoding thioredoxin-dependent thiol peroxidase, with protein MSDRLSVGDTAPDFTLPDADGNDVALADLRGKNVIVYFYPAAMTPGCTKQACDFRDSLDSLQAAGYAVLGISPDKPAKLAKFRERDAVTFPLLSDPDKEVLTAYGAFGEKTMYGKKVTGVIRSTFVVDQDGKIAVAQYNVKATGHVAKLRRDLGL; from the coding sequence ATGTCCGATCGTCTGTCCGTCGGCGACACCGCACCCGACTTCACCCTGCCCGATGCCGACGGCAACGACGTGGCGCTCGCGGACCTCCGTGGGAAGAACGTGATCGTCTACTTCTACCCGGCCGCGATGACGCCGGGCTGCACCAAGCAGGCCTGCGACTTCCGCGACTCGCTCGACTCGCTGCAGGCCGCCGGGTACGCCGTACTCGGGATCTCCCCGGACAAGCCGGCCAAGCTGGCGAAGTTCCGCGAGCGCGACGCGGTGACCTTCCCGCTGCTCAGCGACCCGGACAAGGAGGTGCTGACGGCGTACGGCGCGTTCGGCGAGAAGACCATGTACGGGAAGAAGGTGACCGGGGTGATCCGGTCCACGTTCGTCGTCGACCAGGACGGGAAGATCGCGGTCGCGCAGTACAACGTGAAGGCCACCGGGCACGTCGCCAAGCTGCGCCGCGACCTCGGTCTCTGA
- a CDS encoding glucose 1-dehydrogenase, translating to MRAMTVTPGKSDSAAVGDVPEPPVVDGSILVEGLLTGICGTDIELVTGAFGSGRPGADRLVIGHESLGRVLEAPIGSGFAAGDLVAGVVRRPDPVPCPACARGEWDFCRNGKYTERGIKDMDGYGAERWRVDPYFAVPVPAALGNLGVLVEPASILTKAWEQVDRVGQRSWYAPQHVLVTGAGPIGLLAALIARQRGYGVHVLDRVTDGPKPELVRELGATYLTDLQRLDVVPDVVIEATGVGQLVYDCASLLPPAGVMCLAGIHPGPATVDVQLDALVRQLVVRNAALVGTVNAGKRHYADAVDVLTKADRTWLERLVTRTVPLSEWPKALVREPEDIKVVVDLRS from the coding sequence ATGCGGGCCATGACAGTCACGCCGGGCAAGAGCGACTCGGCGGCAGTGGGCGACGTACCGGAACCGCCGGTGGTCGACGGGTCGATTCTCGTGGAGGGCCTGCTGACGGGCATCTGCGGGACCGACATCGAGCTGGTCACCGGAGCGTTCGGCAGCGGCCGTCCGGGTGCCGACAGGCTCGTCATCGGGCACGAGTCGCTCGGACGCGTGCTGGAGGCACCGATCGGCTCCGGCTTCGCCGCCGGGGACTTGGTAGCCGGAGTGGTACGTCGGCCGGACCCAGTGCCCTGCCCGGCGTGTGCCCGCGGCGAGTGGGACTTCTGCCGCAACGGGAAGTACACAGAGCGCGGTATCAAGGACATGGACGGGTACGGCGCCGAGCGCTGGCGGGTCGACCCGTACTTCGCCGTACCGGTGCCTGCTGCGCTCGGGAACCTCGGCGTACTCGTGGAACCGGCCAGCATCCTCACCAAGGCGTGGGAGCAGGTGGACCGGGTAGGGCAACGCTCCTGGTACGCACCGCAGCACGTGCTGGTCACGGGCGCCGGGCCGATCGGCCTGCTGGCCGCACTGATCGCACGGCAGCGTGGGTACGGCGTACACGTGCTGGACCGGGTCACCGACGGGCCCAAGCCGGAGTTGGTACGGGAGCTCGGTGCGACATACCTGACGGACCTGCAGCGACTGGACGTCGTACCGGATGTGGTGATCGAGGCAACCGGTGTCGGGCAGCTGGTGTACGACTGTGCCTCACTACTGCCACCTGCAGGCGTCATGTGCCTCGCTGGGATCCACCCCGGCCCGGCCACTGTCGACGTACAGCTGGACGCGCTTGTGCGGCAGCTAGTGGTGCGGAACGCCGCACTCGTAGGCACGGTCAACGCTGGTAAGAGGCACTACGCGGACGCTGTGGACGTGCTGACCAAGGCCGACCGGACCTGGCTGGAACGGCTGGTCACCCGGACCGTGCCGCTGTCCGAATGGCCGAAAGCACTCGTTCGGGAACCGGAAGACATCAAGGTGGTCGTGGACTTGCGGAGCTGA
- a CDS encoding DUF3618 domain-containing protein, translating to MSDTKARTAEQIEADIAATRDRLASTVDELVDRANPKAVLERQVEQAKSQVFDEDGQLRTQKIVAVAGAVVGVVGVLLVIRRLVGRR from the coding sequence GTGTCGGACACGAAGGCTCGGACCGCCGAGCAGATCGAGGCGGACATCGCCGCCACCCGCGACCGCCTGGCCTCCACCGTGGACGAGCTGGTCGACCGGGCGAACCCGAAGGCCGTCCTCGAGCGGCAGGTCGAGCAGGCCAAGTCCCAGGTCTTCGACGAGGACGGGCAGCTGCGCACCCAGAAGATCGTCGCGGTCGCCGGTGCGGTCGTCGGCGTGGTCGGCGTGCTGCTGGTGATCCGCCGGCTGGTGGGTCGCCGGTGA
- a CDS encoding GroES family chaperonin codes for MTPRKRLSDDKLPIRMLHDRVLVSLEQEGERKSSAGILIPATAQLGRRLSWAKVVAIGANVRTVEVDDRVLFDPEDRAEVEVRGDDYILLRERDLHAVAAGRLEDGQTGLYL; via the coding sequence GTGACTCCTCGCAAGCGGCTCTCCGACGACAAACTGCCGATCCGGATGCTGCACGACCGCGTCCTGGTCTCCCTCGAGCAGGAGGGCGAGCGCAAGTCGTCGGCGGGCATCCTGATCCCCGCCACCGCCCAGCTGGGCCGCCGGCTGTCCTGGGCGAAGGTGGTCGCGATCGGCGCCAACGTTCGTACCGTGGAGGTCGACGACCGGGTGCTGTTCGACCCGGAGGACCGCGCGGAGGTGGAGGTGCGCGGCGACGACTACATCCTGCTGCGCGAGCGCGACCTGCACGCGGTCGCCGCCGGCCGCCTCGAAGACGGCCAGACCGGCCTCTATCTCTGA
- the dapC gene encoding succinyldiaminopimelate transaminase produces MFETSSRLPDFPWDKLAPYQQKAAAHPDGIVDLSVGSPVDPVPDLVKQALADAADAPAYPTTIGTSAARQAAVDWMRRRLDVTGVDPKSGVLPVIGTKELIMMLPTLLGIGAGDTVLIPDLAYPTYEAGAALARATSVPVADPAAYDGPVRVAYLNSPRNPSGQITPAADLRRAVEWARANDVLLVSDECYTEFGWDEKPVSVLHPDVSGGSFDNLLAVHSLSKRSNLAGYRGGFVAGDPTVVAELLAVRKHAGLMVPSPIQAAMAAAFADDVHVEEQRARYLRRRAVLRDALTDAGWEITLSNGGLYLWASHPSYDAYGSVGALADKGILVAPGVFYGTAGERHVRVALTGTDERVDAAVKRLSE; encoded by the coding sequence ATCTTCGAGACCTCCAGTCGCCTGCCGGACTTTCCGTGGGACAAGCTCGCCCCGTACCAGCAGAAGGCGGCCGCGCATCCCGACGGCATCGTGGACCTGTCCGTGGGAAGTCCGGTGGACCCGGTGCCGGACCTGGTGAAGCAGGCGCTGGCCGACGCGGCGGACGCCCCGGCGTACCCGACGACGATCGGTACGTCGGCCGCCCGGCAGGCCGCGGTGGACTGGATGCGGCGGCGGCTCGATGTGACCGGTGTCGACCCGAAGAGCGGCGTGCTGCCCGTGATCGGCACCAAGGAGCTGATCATGATGCTGCCGACGCTGCTCGGCATCGGCGCCGGCGACACGGTCCTGATCCCGGACCTGGCCTACCCGACCTACGAGGCCGGTGCCGCGCTCGCCCGGGCGACCAGCGTGCCGGTCGCGGACCCGGCGGCGTACGACGGGCCGGTGCGGGTCGCGTACCTGAATTCCCCACGCAACCCGTCCGGCCAGATCACGCCCGCGGCGGACCTGCGGCGTGCGGTCGAGTGGGCGCGTGCGAACGACGTACTGCTGGTCAGCGACGAGTGCTACACCGAGTTCGGCTGGGACGAGAAGCCGGTGTCGGTGCTGCACCCGGACGTGTCCGGCGGGAGCTTCGACAACCTGCTGGCGGTGCACTCGCTCTCGAAGCGCTCCAACCTGGCCGGGTACCGCGGCGGCTTCGTCGCGGGGGACCCGACGGTCGTCGCGGAGCTGCTCGCCGTACGGAAGCACGCCGGGCTGATGGTGCCGTCCCCGATCCAGGCCGCGATGGCGGCGGCGTTCGCGGACGACGTACACGTGGAGGAGCAGCGCGCCCGTTACCTGCGTCGCCGTGCGGTGCTGCGGGACGCCCTGACCGACGCCGGCTGGGAGATCACCCTGTCGAACGGCGGGCTGTACCTGTGGGCGTCGCACCCGTCGTACGACGCGTACGGCTCGGTCGGCGCGCTGGCGGACAAGGGGATCCTCGTCGCCCCCGGTGTGTTCTACGGGACTGCGGGTGAGCGGCACGTGCGGGTGGCGCTGACCGGGACCGACGAGCGCGTCGACGCAGCGGTCAAACGGCTGTCGGAGTAG
- a CDS encoding M15 family metallopeptidase produces MRLHLLGVVAVLLAGVTPTPAPTPSPTASPTLTPTPAVVSPTPTPDWSITLAQPAASWEDRPTVFTGKISKPVTGSYVTLWQRVPGAWVLRGSTRTTAGGAYRFSYVSAVTGTWAFRTMIGVKAETALAISDYRTVPIQDRKIVLNTPASWYATLTGVSVAGKLVPAEPGKEVALQQYLGSGKWQLLNVATMDAGGNFRLRVPDDLPATRTVRVVTRGVSQAAMEYSALAKIVIRAALNPKVYAVSAAMVPNTYRAGCPVKPSALRLLQLSYWGFDGRVHRGELILRDAAVAKMITVWTSTFAAKFPIRQMRRVDAFGGNDVRSMAADNTSAFNCRRVTGDPYSLSPHSYGWAIDINTVENPYLAANGVWYPSNGLAYRNRAVVRPGMLFANSVATKALIGQGYFWGAGWAKPDYQHFEPR; encoded by the coding sequence ATGCGGCTGCATCTGCTCGGGGTCGTGGCGGTACTGCTGGCTGGTGTCACGCCGACACCTGCACCAACACCATCACCAACAGCCTCACCAACACTGACTCCCACACCGGCGGTGGTGTCCCCGACGCCGACGCCGGACTGGTCGATCACGCTGGCCCAGCCGGCCGCGTCCTGGGAGGACCGGCCGACCGTCTTCACCGGCAAGATCAGCAAGCCGGTCACCGGCTCGTACGTCACGCTCTGGCAGCGCGTCCCCGGCGCCTGGGTGCTGCGCGGCTCCACCCGGACCACGGCCGGCGGCGCGTACCGGTTCAGCTACGTGTCGGCGGTCACCGGCACCTGGGCGTTCCGCACGATGATCGGCGTCAAGGCCGAGACCGCGCTCGCCATCTCGGACTACCGGACCGTGCCGATCCAGGACCGGAAGATCGTCCTCAACACCCCGGCGTCCTGGTACGCGACGCTCACCGGCGTCTCGGTCGCCGGGAAGCTCGTGCCGGCCGAGCCGGGCAAGGAGGTCGCGCTGCAGCAGTACCTCGGCAGCGGGAAGTGGCAACTCCTGAACGTCGCGACGATGGATGCCGGAGGCAACTTCCGGCTCCGGGTGCCCGACGACCTGCCGGCCACCCGTACTGTCCGCGTGGTCACGCGTGGCGTCAGCCAGGCCGCGATGGAGTACTCCGCGCTCGCGAAGATCGTGATCAGGGCGGCACTCAACCCCAAGGTGTACGCCGTCTCCGCGGCGATGGTGCCGAACACGTACCGGGCCGGATGCCCCGTGAAACCGTCGGCGCTACGCCTGCTGCAGCTGAGCTACTGGGGCTTCGACGGCCGCGTGCACCGCGGTGAGCTGATCCTCCGGGACGCCGCGGTCGCGAAGATGATCACGGTCTGGACCTCGACGTTCGCGGCGAAGTTCCCGATCCGGCAGATGCGCCGGGTGGATGCGTTCGGCGGCAACGACGTCCGGTCGATGGCGGCGGACAACACGTCGGCGTTCAACTGCCGCCGGGTGACAGGCGATCCGTACTCGCTGTCGCCGCACTCGTACGGCTGGGCGATCGACATCAACACTGTCGAGAACCCGTACCTGGCCGCGAACGGCGTCTGGTACCCGTCGAACGGCCTGGCGTACCGCAACCGCGCAGTGGTTCGTCCGGGCATGCTGTTCGCCAACAGCGTCGCCACGAAGGCCCTCATCGGTCAGGGCTACTTCTGGGGCGCCGGCTGGGCCAAGCCCGACTACCAACACTTCGAGCCCAGGTGA
- a CDS encoding amino acid deaminase/aldolase yields the protein MGDFDRYARLTAQLDAPYAVIDLAAFRRNADDLVRRAAGTPVRIASKSVRCRPLIAAALERPGFHGVMSYALPEALWLARNGVDDILLGYPTAHRAALRELSEDPEAASRITLMIDSPEHLGFIKATATGTARIQVCLDVDASLRILGQHLGVRRSPLRTATDVATLARTVAADSAFELTGVMFYEAQIAGLPDTSPAVRWVKRRSAAELADRRGAVVDAVKQVAPLRIVNSGGTGSLEISSADPVVTEVTAGSGLYGPTLFDKYDVFQPEPAMAYAVDVVRRPAPRIATLFGGGYVASGPAKKSRLPLPASPSGLKLLGTEGAGEVQTPVQGQSADRLKIGDRVWMRYAKAGEMLERFDVLHAIDGEDVSELATYRGEGKNFG from the coding sequence ATGGGTGACTTCGACCGGTATGCCCGCCTGACCGCGCAGCTCGACGCGCCGTACGCCGTGATCGACCTGGCCGCGTTCCGCCGGAACGCCGACGACCTGGTCCGCCGGGCCGCCGGTACCCCGGTCCGGATCGCCTCCAAGTCGGTTCGCTGCCGCCCGCTGATCGCCGCCGCGCTCGAGCGGCCCGGGTTCCACGGCGTGATGAGCTACGCGCTGCCCGAGGCGCTCTGGCTGGCCCGGAACGGCGTCGACGACATCCTGCTCGGCTACCCGACCGCGCACCGGGCGGCGCTCCGCGAACTCTCCGAGGACCCCGAGGCGGCGTCCCGGATCACGCTGATGATCGACTCGCCGGAGCACCTCGGATTCATCAAGGCCACCGCGACCGGGACTGCCCGGATCCAGGTCTGCCTGGACGTCGACGCCTCGCTGCGGATCCTCGGTCAGCACCTCGGCGTCCGGCGGTCCCCGCTCCGGACCGCGACCGACGTGGCGACCCTCGCCCGTACGGTGGCGGCCGACAGTGCGTTCGAGCTGACCGGCGTGATGTTCTACGAGGCGCAGATCGCCGGGCTGCCGGACACGTCGCCGGCCGTCCGCTGGGTGAAGCGCCGTTCGGCCGCGGAGCTCGCGGACCGGCGCGGCGCGGTTGTCGACGCGGTCAAGCAGGTGGCGCCGCTGCGGATCGTGAACAGCGGCGGCACCGGCAGCCTGGAGATCAGCAGCGCCGATCCGGTCGTCACCGAGGTCACCGCCGGCTCCGGCCTCTACGGCCCGACCCTGTTCGACAAGTACGACGTCTTCCAGCCCGAGCCCGCGATGGCGTACGCGGTGGACGTAGTACGGCGGCCCGCGCCGCGGATCGCCACGCTGTTCGGCGGTGGGTACGTCGCGTCCGGTCCGGCGAAGAAGTCGCGGCTCCCGCTGCCCGCATCGCCGTCCGGGCTGAAGCTGCTCGGCACCGAGGGCGCCGGGGAGGTGCAGACTCCGGTGCAGGGACAATCGGCCGATCGGCTGAAAATCGGCGACAGAGTGTGGATGCGCTACGCCAAGGCAGGCGAGATGCTGGAGCGGTTCGACGTCCTGCACGCGATCGACGGCGAGGACGTCAGCGAGCTCGCGACGTACCGGGGCGAAGGGAAGAACTTCGGATGA